One genomic window of Euwallacea fornicatus isolate EFF26 unplaced genomic scaffold, ASM4011564v1 scaffold_112, whole genome shotgun sequence includes the following:
- the LOC136350110 gene encoding uncharacterized protein, whose translation MIELGTQENKETLFIKGIDGITKKEEVLEAMKNILGVGNDDLRVSDLRENDRGTQTAVVTIKKEHVQKLLDEDIRIGMVTCQMEKTINVKRCFKCWQFDHVAKECRGLDRTRLCRKCAKEGHLEKECEGMEYCVLCDAAGHITGRGKCREYKRALSKTKKNLNKRDVDKIAEIDEDEAKVIEIA comes from the coding sequence ATGATAGAATTAGGTACtcaagaaaataaagaaacattatttattaaaggcATAGATGgcataacaaaaaaagaagaagTTCTGGAAGCTATGAAAAATATACTAGGAGTTGGAAATGATGACCTACGAGTTAGCGACCTGAGAGAAAATGATCGTGGAACACAAACAGCAGTTGTAACAATAAAGAAAGAACATGTGCAAAAATTACTGGATGAAGACATCAGAATTGGAATGGTTACGTGTCAAATGGAAAAAACGATTAACGTTAAAAGATGCTTTAAGTGTTGGCAGTTCGATCACGTGGCGAAAGAATGTAGGGGGCTAGACAGAACAAGATTGTGCCGAAAATGCGCGAAAGAGGGCCACTTAGAAAAGGAATGCGAAGGAATGGAATATTGCGTGCTATGCGACGCAGCGGGCCATATCACGGGACGAGGTAAATGCAGGGAGTATAAAAGGGCAttatcaaaaaccaaaaaaaatttaaacaaaagagATGTCGATAAAATAGCTGAAATCGATGAAGACGAAGCTAAGGTGATAgaaattgcataa
- the LOC136350111 gene encoding uncharacterized protein — MGSDVGCVKEIKSAIEWQLRTKVRVMGPKTKRVAIHIRGMEITTGRKEVKQAIMTRVIGLSEDDFSLGDMRANKWDTQAVTVVMGEKVADELMKDPYIRIGYVRCRMEKRLEVKRCYKCWGFEHEARECTGKDRSRCCFVCGEEGHKGQDCKGEDMCGICNEKGHRTGTGKCEAFRRALRRAREEERKRRLAAPPFGGVG, encoded by the coding sequence ATGGGAAGTGATGTAGGATGCGTCAAGGAGATCAAGAGTGCGATAGAGTGGCAGTTGAGGACGAAAGTGAGAGTTATGGGACCTAAAACAAAAAGGGTTGCCATACACATAAGAGGAATGGAGATTACTACAGGGAGAAAAGAGGTAAAGCAGGCGATAATGACGAGAGTTATAGGACTGAGTGAGGATGACTTTTCTTTGGGGGACATGAGGGCAAATAAATGGGACACACAGGCGGTGACAGTGGTTATGGGCGAGAAAGTGGCGGATGAATTGATGAAGGACCCATACATCAGAATCGGATATGTGAGATGCAGAATGGAGAAAAGACTGGAGGTGAAAAGGTGTTATAAATGTTGGGGATTTGAGCATGAAGCTAGGGAATGTACAGGGAAGGACAGATCGAGGTGCTGTTTTGTGTGTGGCGAAGAAGGTCATAAGGGACAGGATTGCAAAGGGGAGGACATGTGTGGGATTTGTAATGAAAAGGGACATAGGACAGGAACAGGAAAATGTGAGGCATTTAGAAGGGCTTTGAGAAGGGCTAGAGAAGAGGAAAGAAAGAGACGACTGGCTGCCCCGCCCTTTGGGGGGGTGGGGTAG
- the LOC136350115 gene encoding uncharacterized protein, with product MGEIKKSIKYKGGNKEINGLRTTKEGKILMTMGSDVGCVKEIKSAIEWQLRTKVRVMGPKTKRVAIHIRGMEITTGRKEVKQAIMTRVIGLSEDDFSLGDMRANKWDTQAVTVVMGEKVADELMKDPYIRIGYVRCRMEKRLEGRTDRGAVLCVAKKVIRDRIAKGRTCVGFVMKRDIGQEQENVRHLEGL from the exons ATGggtgaaataaagaaatcaataaaatataaggGAGGAAACAAGGAAATAAATGGCCTGAGAACAACGAAAGAAGGGAAAATTCTAATGACAATGGGAAGTGATGTAGGATGCGTCAAGGAGATCAAGAGTGCGATAGAGTGGCAGTTGAGGACGAAAGTGAGAGTTATGGGACCTAAAACAAAAAGGGTTGCCATACACATAAGAGGAATGGAGATTACTACAGGGAGAAAAGAGGTAAAGCAGGCGATAATGACGAGAGTTATAGGACTGAGTGAGGATGACTTTTCTTTGGGGGACATGAGGGCAAATAAATGGGACACACAGGCGGTGACAGTGGTTATGGGCGAGAAAGTGGCGGATGAATTGATGAAGGACCCATACATCAGAATCGGATATGTGAGATGCAGAATGGAGAAAAGACTGGAG GGAAGGACAGATCGAGGTGCTGTTTTGTGTGTGGCGAAGAAGGTCATAAGGGACAGGATTGCAAAGGGGAGGACATGTGTGGGATTTGTAATGAAAAGGGACATAGGACAGGAACAGGAAAATGTGAGGCATTTAGAAGGGCTTTGA